The Drosophila nasuta strain 15112-1781.00 chromosome 2L, ASM2355853v1, whole genome shotgun sequence genome window below encodes:
- the LOC132783649 gene encoding zinc carboxypeptidase-like, with translation MHLIWLFASLVVLASAGTSQDSEQKRYDNYRVYELKISNNIQLKIINKLTELSQKYDIWKEYNAHTKQMHVMVNPSEEKRFQLFLRLFNINNELLIPNLQSLIDNESVANARYSTTFGWTRYNSLAEIYTWLDGILAAYPEVTEGSVIGQSYEGRDIRAIKISYKEGNPGVVIESNIHGCEWITSATVTYFINQLLTSEDEQVRALAENHDWYIVPVLNVDGFVYSHEKDRLWRKNRQPSNTSSCIGADPNRNYDSHWMEQGGSSDPCASNYAGAYAFSEPEIKAMSDYIISIKDRLNIFLGFHSYSQLVLSPYGHTDLEFPDNYDDMMQVAKAYADAVEAMPYGSVYQIGSSATVLYFTSGGAKEWAYNEMDIQLSYTIEFRDTGRYGFVLPPAFILPNCEEAMTGLLAMMAESDKLGYLKPKYVL, from the exons ATGCATTTGATTTGGTTGTTTGCTTCGCTGGTGGTCCTGGCGAGTGCTGGGACTTCACAGGATTCCGAGCAGAAGCGCTACGataattacagggtatatgaGCTAAAGATCAGCAATAATATACAACTGAAAATCATCAATAAACTCACTGAACTGAGTCAGAAG TATGATATCTGGAAGGAATATAATGCGCACACAAAGCAAATGCATGTCATGGTGAATCCCAGTGAAGAAAAACGTTTTCAGCTCTTCTTGAGATTGTTTAATATCAACAATGAACTGCTTATTCCAAATTTACAAAG TTTGATCGATAATGAAAGTGTGGCTAATGCAAGATATAGCACAACTTTTGGCTGGACGCGCTACAACAGCTTGGCAGAGATTTACACTTGGCTGGATGGCATCTTAGCCGCATATCCTGAGGTTACTGAAGGATCTGTCATAGGACAATCCTACGAAGGACGCGATATACGAGCCATAAAGATATCTTACAAGGAAGGCAATCCGGGAGTTGTCATTGAATCTAATATACACGGTTGTGAGTGGATTACATCAGCTACGGTTACTTATTTCATCAACCAACTGCTGACCTCGGAGGATGAACAAGTTAGAGCGCTGGCTGAGAATCACgattggtatattgtgccggTGCTTAATGTGGATGGATTTGTCTACAGTCATGAAAAG GATCGTTTGTGGCGCAAGAATCGCCAACCCTCGAACACCTCGAGCTGCATTGGCGCTGATCCCAATCGCAACTATGATTCCCACTGGATGGAACAAGGTGGCTCAAGTGATCCTTGTGCCTCGAACTATGCGGGAGCTTATGCTTTCTCCGAACCAGAAATCAAAGCCATGTCGGACTACATCATAAGCATCAAGGACAGGTTGAATATCTTCCTTGGCTTCCACTCTTACAGTCAGTTGGTGCTTTCACCTTATGGACACACTGATCTGGAATTCCCGGACAACTATGATGACATGATGCAGGTGGCCAAGGCGTATGCGGATGCCGTTGAAGCCATGCCCTATGGCAGTGTCTATCAAATTGGCTCCTCAGCCACTGTACTTT ACTTCACCTCGGGCGGTGCCAAGGAATGGGCCTACAATGAGATGGACATTCAGCTGTCGTATACCATCGAGTTTAGGGATACAGGACGTTATGGTTTCGTGTTGCCTCCGGCGTTTATTCTACCCAACTGTGAGGAGGCAATGACGGGACTGTTGGCCATGATGGCCGAGAGCGACAAGTTGGGCTATCTGAAACCCAAATACGTGTTGTAA
- the LOC132783651 gene encoding zinc carboxypeptidase-like: protein MRFIWLFASLVVLASAATIKDTAKLRFDNHSVYKLKISNKLQLAIVNKLCSLSEKYDIWKDYEEYSKEVHVMVNPTELNRFQILLKLAGISNEVLIPNVQKLIDDEQVPSGRDSSTFGWTRYYELDEIEAWLDSIFAAYPSVTEEFTVGQSYEGRRIRGIKISHGTNKRGIFIESNIHAREWITSASATYFINELLTSQDTEVRNLAESYDWYIVPVFNVDGFEYSHTKNRMWRKTRQPHATNSCIGVDGNRNFDSHWMENNGASSNPCSETFAGDVAFSEPEAKSLSEYLISIQDKFDVYLSFHSYGQWLLSPYGHTAEDFPENYDDLQEIGTAFVDAIQNMVYGTTYVRGSTATTLYVASGSSVDWVFNELDKKVAYTIEYRDTGRYGFVLPPAQIKPNCEELMTGMIALIKKTNELGYIV from the exons ATGCGTTTCATTTGGTTGTTCGCTTCGCTCGTGGTCCTGGCCAGTGCCGCCACAATTAAGGATACGGCAAAATTGCGATTCGATAATCACAGTGtctataaattgaaaattagcAATAAACTACAATTGGCTATCGTCAATAAACTGTGTTCACTAAGCGAAAAG TATGACATCTGGAAGGATTACGAGGAGTACTCTAAGGAAGTGCACGTCATGGTGAATCCTACTGAGCTGAATCgctttcaaatattattaaaactcGCCGGCATTAGTAATGAAGTGCTTATTCCCAATGTGCAAAA GCTTATCGACGACGAGCAAGTGCCAAGTGGCCGAGATAGCAGCACCTTTGGCTGGACACGCTACTACGAGCTGGACGAGATTGAGGCGTGGCTCGATAGCATCTTTGCTGCGTATCCAAGTGTCACCGAGGAGTTCACAGTGGGACAATCCTATGAAGGACGCCGCATTCGTGGCATCAAGATCTCGCATGGCACCAACAAGCGAGGCATCTTCATTGAGTCAAACATTCATGCACGTGAATGGATCACATCGGCGAGTGCCACGTACTTCATCAACGAGCTGTTGACGTCCCAGGATACAGAGGTGCGCAATCTGGCCGAGAGTTACGATTGGTACATTGTGCCCGTGTTCAATGTGGATGGCTTTGAGTACTCGCATACCAAG AATCGCATGTGGCGCAAGACGCGTCAACCACATGCCACCAACTCGTGCATTGGCGTCGATGGCAACCGCAACTTTGATTCCCATTGGATGGAGAACAACGGCGCCTCTAGCAATCCTTGCAGCGAAACTTTTGCCGGTGATGTTGCCTTTTCCGAACCGGAAGCGAAGTCGCTGTCTGAGTATTTGATCAGCATTCAGGATAAGTTTGATGTTTACCTTTCGTTCCACTCTTACGGCCAGTGGCTGTTGTCACCTTACGGTCACACGGCGGAAGATTTTCCTGAGAACTACGACGACCTGCAGGAGATTGGCACAGCCTTCGTTGATGCCATACAAAACATGGTCTACGGCACAACTTATGTACGCGGCTCCACAGCAACCACGCTCT ATGTTGCCTCGGGCAGCAGCGTGGACTGGGTCTTCAATGAGCTGGACAAGAAGGTGGCCTACACCATCGAGTACCGCGACACCGGACGCTATGGATTTGTGCTGCCCCCGGCACAGATTAAACCAAACTGCGAGGAGCTGATGACCGGCATGATTGCATTGATTAAGAAGACCAACGAGCTGGGTTACATAGTGTAG
- the LOC132783652 gene encoding zinc carboxypeptidase-like, producing the protein MRLNLLISFLTCLVFAQAATLPKDEKVRYDNHVVYKINYSNALQRELILKLVERHQSFSLWSETATELDLMVSPNAIEEFKKQLSIANTTAEIFIPNVQALIDTETVANTRAAESFGWTRYNTLAEIEEWLDEIFIIYPAVTEEIIIGQSYEGRTIRGIKISYKEGNPGVFIESNIHAREWITSATATWFINELLSSDDELIREIAENYDWYIVPVLNVDGFTYTHEKDRLWRKTRQPISTSSCIGTDPNRNFDVHWMENGGASSNPCAEDYAGPNPYSEPEIKAMSDYLNSVSSKVNVLLAFHSYSQLLLSPYGHTPDEFPDNYNDLLQVAKAYADAVEALPYGTVYRYGSAASVLYTASGATNDYAYQQGIEIAYTVEMRDRGAFGFVLPPAFIIPNAEETLVGIIALLSECEKLGYLALK; encoded by the exons ATGCGTCTGAACTTGTTAATTTCCTTTTTAActtgtttggtttttgctcAAGCAGCAACTTTGCCAAAGGATGAAAAAGTGCGCTACGATAATCATGTTGTCTATAAAATCAACTACAGCAATGCACTGCAAAGAGAATTAATTCTAAAGCTTGTTGAGAGACATCAAAGT TTCAGCCTTTGGAGTGAAACTGCAACAGAACTCGATTTAATGGTTAGTCCAAATGCAATTGaggaatttaaaaaacaattaagtaTTGCAAATACCACTGCTGAAATCTTCATTCCCAATGTGCAAGC TTTAATCGATACTGAAACTGTGGCAAATACGAGAGCTGCTGAATCATTTGGCTGGACACGTTACAACACTTTGGCTGAAATCGAAGAATGGCTGGATGaaatttttatcatttacCCAGCTGTAACTGAGGAAATTATCATTGGACAATCCTACGAAGGACGCACTATAAGAGGCATAAAGATCTCCTATAAGGAAGGCAATCCTGGAGTGTTTATTGAAAGCAATATTCATGCTAGAGAATGGATTACTTCAGCCACAGCGACGTGGTTTATTAATGAATTGCTCAGCTCAGATGATGAATTGATAAGAGAAATAGCTGAAAATTATgattggtatattgtgcctgTGTTGAATGTGGATGGATTTACGTACACGCATGAGAAG GATCGCCTTTGGCGCAAAACTCGCCAACCCATCAGCACTTCGAGCTGCATTGGAACTGATCCCAATCGCAACTTTGATGTGCATTGGATGGAGAATGGCGGCGCCTCTTCGAATCCTTGTGCCGAAGACTATGCTGGACCAAATCCATACTCTGAACCCGAAATCAAAGCCATGTCCGATTATTTGAACAGTGTTAGCAGTAAAGTGAATGTGTTGCTCGCTTTTCACTCTTACAGCCAGTTGCTGCTTTCTCCCTATGGCCACACACCTGATGAATTCCCTGATAACTACAATGATCTATTGCAAGTGGCCAAAGCTTATGCCGATGCAGTGGAAGCTTTGCCTTATGGCACTGTCTATCGCTATGGCTCAGCAGCGAGTGTGCTTT ATACCGCTTCGGGAGCCACCAACGATTATGCTTATCAGCAGGGCATCGAGATAGCTTACACTGTGGAGATGCGGGATCGAGGAGCCTTTGGCTTTGTGTTGCCGCCTGCTTTCATTATTCCCAATGCCGAGGAAACATTGGTTGGCATTATTGCTCTGCTGTCGGAGTGTGAAAAATTGGGCTATCTGGCTCTCAAATAA
- the LOC132783650 gene encoding zinc carboxypeptidase-like — protein sequence MRCFWLLACFVVLSSARTSQDSEKMRFDNYSVYELNISNKMQLKLINRLCDASEKYNIWKYYDNQSRKMHVMVDPTEVKRFLLLLKLYGISHEVLIANVQSLIDTETEANSRYSNTFGWKRYNTLAEIETWLDGILEKYSNVTEEFVVGTSYEGRTIRGIKISYKEGNPGVIIESNIHANEWITSATATWFINELLSSENQVVRELAENHDWYIVPVLNVDGFVYSHEKNRMWRKTRQPSNFSSCIGVDPNRNYDSHWMQNDGASDDPCSQVYGGSHAYSEPEIKAMSEFILSIKDKVNVLLAFHSYGQVLLSPYGHTAEEFPENYADLMQVAKAYADAVGTLSYGSVFQYGSVASVLYQATGATNDWAYEQGILISYTIEFRDSGNFGFVLPPAFILPNCEETLTGIIALLGECQKLGYLDAK from the exons ATGCGTTGCTTTTGGTTGTTGGCTTGTTTTGTGGTCCTGTCAAGTGCCAGGACATCTCAGGACTCTGAGAAAATGCGTTTTGATAATTATAGTGTGTATGAGTTGAATATcagcaataaaatgcaattaaagttaataaatcGACTTTGTGATGCGAGTGAAAAG TACAACATTTGGAAGTATTATGATAATCAATCGAGGAAGATGCATGTTATGGTTGATCCAACTGAAGTTAAACGCTTTCTGCTATTGCTTAAACTCTACGGCATCAGTCATGAAGTACTTATTGCTAATGTGCAAAG TTTAATTGATACTGAGACAGAGGCGAATTCCAGATACTCAAATACTTTTGGTTGGAAGCGTTACAATACTTTGGCTGAGATTGAAACTTGGTTGGATGGCATTCTAGAGAAATACTCAAATGTGACTGAAGAATTTGTCGTAGGAACATCCTACGAAGGACGCACTATAAGAGGCATAAAGATCTCCTACAAAGAGGGCAATCCAGGAGTCATTATTGAGTCGAATATTCATGCCAATGAATGGATCACTTCGGCCACAGCAACTTGGTTCATCAATGAGCTGTTGAGCTCGGAGAATCAAGTAGTCAGAGAACTGGCTGAGAATCACgattggtatattgtgcctgTGTTGAATGTGGACGGGTTTGTTTACAGTCACGAGAAG AATCGCATGTGGCGCAAGACGCGTCAACCTTCGAATTTCTCGAGCTGCATTGGCGTTGATCCCAATCGCAATTACGATTCGCATTGGATGCAAAACGATGGCGCCTCTGATGATCCCTGCTCTCAGGTTTATGGAGGATCTCATGCTTACTCTGAGCCAGAGATAAAAGCCATGTCTGAGTTTATACTTAGTATCAAGGATAAAGTGAATGTTTTGCTAGCTTTTCATTCATACGGTCAAGTCCTGCTCTCTCCCTATGGTCACACGGCAGAGGAATTCCCCGAGAACTACGCAGATCTAATGCAGGTGGCCAAAGCTTATGCCGATGCAGTTGGAACTCTTTCCTATGGCAGTGTATTTCAATATGGTTCCGTAGCCAGCGTTCTTT ATCAAGCAACTGGCGCCACAAATGATTGGGCTTATGAACAGGGTATTTTAATATCCTATACAATTGAGTTTCGGGATTCTGGCAATTTTGGTTTTGTGCTTCCGCCCGCTTTTATTTTACCCAATTGTGAGGAAACTTTGACTGGCATTATTGCGTTGCTTGGCGAGTGCCAAAAATTGGGCTATCTAgatgctaaataa